One Spinacia oleracea cultivar Varoflay chromosome 4, BTI_SOV_V1, whole genome shotgun sequence DNA segment encodes these proteins:
- the LOC130471417 gene encoding uncharacterized protein yields MQRIGVRFDKAVNMEPHQLTEYARQELELRGAESRFCYSTPCGGGEYEVRDGNVHFPVRIDTRRCGCGVWQVSGIPCKHGLRVIYNQRLSPEDFVFGYFKGAAYKQTYAEHMHPMPDPSQWPEYSLPTINPPGIKRSAGRPPKQRKRNAMEAKKRKRHTSVKCGKCKEMGHNARTCKNGAGSSKAPPKQRAPTKKRKASSDGASTSKAPPKGKRSKQA; encoded by the coding sequence ATGCAGAGAATTGGGGTCAGATTTGACAAAGCTGTCAACATGGAACCTCACCAATTAACTGAGTATGCCAGACAGGAACTTGAGCTCAGAGGTGCAGAGTCCAGGTTTTGCTACTCTACTCCTTGTGGAGGTGGGGAGTATGAGGTGAGGGATGGAAATGTGCACTTCCCAGTGAGGATTGACACCAGGAGATGTGGATGTGGGGTATGGCAGGTCTCTGGAATCCCTTGCAAACATGGTTTGAGGGTGATTTACAACCAAAGACTTAGCCCTGAAGATTTTGTGTTTGGCTATTTCAAGGGTGCTGCCTATAAGCAGACATATGCAGAGCATATGCACCCAATGCCTGACCCCAGTCAATGGCCAGAGTACTCCCTTCCCACCATTAATCCCCCTGGGATCAAGAGGAGTGCTGGAAGACCCCCTAAACAGAGAAAGAGGAATGCCATGGAAGCTAAGAAGAGGAAGAGGCATACCTCAGTCAAGTGTGGAAAGTGCAAGGAAATGGGCCACAATGCAAGGACTTGTAAGAATGGTGCTGGAAGTTCCAAGGCTCCACCAAAGCAGAGAGCTCCTACAAAGAAGAGGAAGGCATCATCTGATGGTGCAAGTACATCCAAGGCACCACCCAAGGGGAAAAGGTCAAAGCAAGCATGA
- the LOC110787819 gene encoding aspartyl protease AED1-like, giving the protein MWACGFKSVYGGGASTFGLMGTDTFLFINAQTKKPDFFFAVAFGCGLKNQNFDFGLNTGPNNLISGIFGLAPGPQSFLNQLDGITQGRFSYCLTSWVEPDLGMSTIHFGPSAQLDGPNVQEIHMNAKDRYHLFLRGISVDGKRLPIHPSICTLDQSQGIVTKGFFIDSGAPYTLLPTSAYQPLRAAIVDYFSRYGWRAIGQRVFDLCYLTGPRGSQTFPSVVFHFAGTGIGAREVDWVMDKDNMFVKIDSGGDGFCMVVGQVPDPGPCLFGAYQQANFRILYDVKNWILRFAPDKCQENRPLYDRSDMIRYAQKGAPST; this is encoded by the coding sequence ATGTGGGCGTGTGGTTTTAAAAGCGTATATGGAGGAGGTGCCTCTACATTTGGTCTTATGGGGACTGATACATTTCTTTTCATAAACGCACAAACCAAAAAACCCGACTTTTTCTTTGCTGTAGCATTTGGGTGCGGGCTCAAAAACCAAAATTTCGATTTCGGTTTAAACACGGGTCCGAATAATCTTATATCCGGGATATTTGGACTTGCACCCGGTCCACAATCATTCCTAAACCAATTAGACGGTATAACCCAAGGTCGATTTTCGTACTGCTTAACATCTTGGGTTGAGCCGGATCTTGGTATGTCTACTATCCATTTTGGCCCAAGTGCACAATTAGATGGGCCTAATGTCCAAGAAATTCACATGAATGCAAAAGACAGATACCATCTATTCTTGCGTGGTATTAGTGTGGATGGAAAAAGACTTCCTATTCACCCATCTATATGTACATTAGACCAAAGTCAAGGAATTGTTACTAAAGGATTTTTCATTGACTCTGGTGCACCATATACACTACTACCTACATCTGCATATCAACCATTGAGGGCAGCCATTGTTGATTACTTTTCGAGGTACGGTTGGCGAGCGATCGGGCAACGGGTTTTCGATCTTTGCTATTTGACAGGACCTAGAggaagccaaacttttccaagTGTTGTATTTCATTTTGCAGGTACTGGGATTGGGGCAAGGGAGGTTGATTGGGTTATGGACAAGGATAATATGTTTGTTAAGATTGATAGTGGTGGTGATGGGTTTTGTATGGTGGTAGGCCAAGTTCCTGACCCGGGACCTTGCCTTTTTGGAGCATACCAACAAGCAAATTTTAGGATCTTGTATGATGTTAAGAATTGGATTTTGAGGTTTGCTCCTGATAAATGCCAAGAGAATCGTCCCTTATATGATCGTTCCGACATGATACGTTACGCCCAAAAAGGCGCACCTTCTACCTAA